A single Cucumis melo cultivar AY chromosome 4, USDA_Cmelo_AY_1.0, whole genome shotgun sequence DNA region contains:
- the LOC103503648 gene encoding uncharacterized protein LOC103503648 isoform X1 yields the protein MEELRNKEASQLTALLKEMKEGLDTVTNKVQALTAKVKSNQLPTSDGISYLDAKYLLLLNYCSSLVYYLLRKAKGFSIEGHPVVRSLVEIRLFLEKIRPIDKKLEYQIQKLTKVSVVSKENAFMDEKDSATPQDVDDRLKYRPNPDMLVSKTEGTAEDGDGIYRPPKFAPTSMEEDKKSRKERNSMRKDLQTLRQARQSDYMRELMDDMAGKPEEIKESAGLENREVARYVARMEERDRREEELFTRAPLTKMEKKREKYLKKSRYGMGGVTDSFYEEVKSLPLEGADDEQPTDFGSGSGRMRKHKKRKGRH from the exons ATGGAGGAACTGAGGAACAA AGAAGCTTCTCAACTAACTGCATTGCTAAAGGAAATGAAAGAAGGACTGGACACGGTCACTAATAAAGTCCAGGCTTTAACGGCAAAG GTAAAATCAAACCAGCTTCCGACATCAGATGGGATAAGCTATCTTGATGCCAAATATCTTTTACTTCTAAATTATTGTTCTTCACTTGTATACTATTTGCTCCGCAAAGCCAAGGGTTTCTCAATCGAGGGTCATCCTGTTGTCAGGAGTCTTGTAGAGATAAGGTTATTTCTAGAGAAG ATTCGACCTATTGATAAGAAGCTTGAGTACCAGATTCAGAAGCTAACAAAAGTTTCTGTTGTGTCAAAAGAGAATGCATTCATGGACGAAAAGGATTCTGCTACACCTCAGGATGTGGATGATCGATTAAAATATCGTCCAAACCCTGACATGCTTGTCAGTAAAACAGAAGGGACTGCTGAG GATGGAGATGGTATATATCGTCCACCAAAGTTTGCCCCTACTTCTATGGAAGAAGATAAGAAGTCTCGAAAGGAAAGAAATTCCATGAGAAAGGATTTACAGACACTCCGACAAGCTAGACAAAGTGATTATATGAGGGAGCTGATGGATGACATGGCTGGAAAACCTGAAGAG ATTAAAGAATCCGCTGGACTGGAAAATAGAGAAGTTGCTAGATATGTGGCAAGAATGGAGGAACGTGACCGAAGAGAAGAGGAGCTTTTCACTCGTGCACCGCTCAcaaagatggagaaaaagagagaaaaataccTAAAGAAGTCTAGATATGG gATGGGTGGTGTAACTGATAGTTTCTATGAAGAAGTGAAATCCTTGCCCTTGGAAGGTGCTGATGATGAGCAACCGACAGATTTTGGTAGTGGTAGCGGCAGAATGAGAAAACATAAGAAACGCAAG
- the LOC103503648 gene encoding uncharacterized protein LOC103503648 isoform X2 translates to MKEGLDTVTNKVQALTAKVKSNQLPTSDGISYLDAKYLLLLNYCSSLVYYLLRKAKGFSIEGHPVVRSLVEIRLFLEKIRPIDKKLEYQIQKLTKVSVVSKENAFMDEKDSATPQDVDDRLKYRPNPDMLVSKTEGTAEDGDGIYRPPKFAPTSMEEDKKSRKERNSMRKDLQTLRQARQSDYMRELMDDMAGKPEEIKESAGLENREVARYVARMEERDRREEELFTRAPLTKMEKKREKYLKKSRYGMGGVTDSFYEEVKSLPLEGADDEQPTDFGSGSGRMRKHKKRKGRH, encoded by the exons ATGAAAGAAGGACTGGACACGGTCACTAATAAAGTCCAGGCTTTAACGGCAAAG GTAAAATCAAACCAGCTTCCGACATCAGATGGGATAAGCTATCTTGATGCCAAATATCTTTTACTTCTAAATTATTGTTCTTCACTTGTATACTATTTGCTCCGCAAAGCCAAGGGTTTCTCAATCGAGGGTCATCCTGTTGTCAGGAGTCTTGTAGAGATAAGGTTATTTCTAGAGAAG ATTCGACCTATTGATAAGAAGCTTGAGTACCAGATTCAGAAGCTAACAAAAGTTTCTGTTGTGTCAAAAGAGAATGCATTCATGGACGAAAAGGATTCTGCTACACCTCAGGATGTGGATGATCGATTAAAATATCGTCCAAACCCTGACATGCTTGTCAGTAAAACAGAAGGGACTGCTGAG GATGGAGATGGTATATATCGTCCACCAAAGTTTGCCCCTACTTCTATGGAAGAAGATAAGAAGTCTCGAAAGGAAAGAAATTCCATGAGAAAGGATTTACAGACACTCCGACAAGCTAGACAAAGTGATTATATGAGGGAGCTGATGGATGACATGGCTGGAAAACCTGAAGAG ATTAAAGAATCCGCTGGACTGGAAAATAGAGAAGTTGCTAGATATGTGGCAAGAATGGAGGAACGTGACCGAAGAGAAGAGGAGCTTTTCACTCGTGCACCGCTCAcaaagatggagaaaaagagagaaaaataccTAAAGAAGTCTAGATATGG gATGGGTGGTGTAACTGATAGTTTCTATGAAGAAGTGAAATCCTTGCCCTTGGAAGGTGCTGATGATGAGCAACCGACAGATTTTGGTAGTGGTAGCGGCAGAATGAGAAAACATAAGAAACGCAAG